The following are from one region of the Sulfurimicrobium lacus genome:
- a CDS encoding ethylbenzene dehydrogenase-related protein, whose amino-acid sequence MNKTVITASALGLVLAGMAGTVLAAPDWSKVPSRQVTVFHPGTSGIEWIMKGTEHGGAKGLSKGERCTGCHEDEKSLKIDIATDKILKGEKLEPKPLSGHPGTIPVSVQAANDGANLYLRFSWKEPKGGGEQMDKDNPVKLAVMLEDNKVVAKDSKGKDVLIGAAGGCWGTCHTDARTMPGADDKKTKYVVGGSLANGNYYDLMQWKSGKGAKPVDGYVADKRVMEGGKALVSAEGKKDGDTWTVTFTRKLAGGAPGDITLASGKTYNMGFAIHNDHTAGRFHHVSFGYTLGIDTKADITAAK is encoded by the coding sequence ATGAATAAAACAGTGATAACCGCTTCCGCATTGGGTCTGGTGCTGGCCGGCATGGCCGGTACCGTCTTGGCCGCGCCTGACTGGAGCAAGGTGCCGTCGCGCCAGGTGACGGTGTTCCACCCCGGCACGTCCGGCATCGAATGGATCATGAAGGGTACCGAGCACGGTGGTGCCAAGGGCTTGTCGAAAGGCGAGCGTTGCACGGGCTGTCACGAGGATGAAAAATCCCTGAAGATCGACATCGCCACCGACAAGATACTCAAAGGCGAGAAGCTCGAACCCAAGCCGCTCAGCGGTCATCCCGGCACCATCCCGGTCAGCGTGCAGGCGGCCAACGACGGCGCCAACCTTTACCTGCGCTTCAGCTGGAAAGAGCCCAAGGGCGGCGGCGAGCAAATGGACAAGGACAACCCGGTCAAACTGGCGGTGATGCTGGAAGACAACAAGGTGGTCGCCAAGGATTCCAAGGGCAAGGACGTGCTGATCGGCGCTGCAGGCGGCTGCTGGGGCACCTGCCATACCGACGCGCGCACCATGCCCGGCGCAGACGACAAGAAGACCAAGTACGTCGTCGGCGGTTCGCTTGCCAACGGCAACTACTACGACCTGATGCAGTGGAAAAGCGGCAAGGGCGCCAAGCCGGTGGACGGTTACGTTGCCGACAAGCGCGTGATGGAAGGCGGCAAGGCGCTGGTGAGCGCGGAAGGCAAGAAGGACGGCGACACCTGGACCGTGACCTTCACGCGCAAGCTGGCGGGCGGGGCGCCGGGGGATATCACCCTGGCTTCGGGCAAGACCTACAACATGGGCTTTGCCATCCATAACGATCACACCGCCGGCCGCTTCCACCATGTTTCCTTCGGTTACACCCTGGGAATCGACACCAAGGCGGACATTACCGCCGCGAAGTAA
- a CDS encoding NapC/NirT family cytochrome c yields the protein MKYSLLTLLGGGFIAGILFWGGFNTGMEATNQLEFCISCHEMRDNVYQEYKKTIHYSNRTGVRAVCSDCHVPKDWSHKMLRKIQASGEVWGKITGTIDTKEKFEAKRLELARHEWARMKASDSRECRNCHSFDGMDKEKQKSRAAKQHENAKKDNMTCIDCHKGIAHHKPEGMTEDEAGG from the coding sequence ATGAAATATTCTCTTCTGACCTTGCTCGGTGGCGGCTTCATCGCCGGCATCCTGTTCTGGGGCGGTTTCAACACCGGCATGGAAGCAACGAACCAGCTCGAGTTCTGCATCAGCTGTCACGAGATGCGGGACAACGTGTACCAGGAATACAAGAAAACCATTCACTATTCCAACCGCACCGGCGTGCGTGCCGTATGCTCGGACTGCCACGTTCCCAAGGACTGGTCGCACAAGATGCTGCGCAAGATCCAGGCCTCCGGCGAGGTATGGGGCAAGATCACCGGCACCATCGATACCAAGGAAAAATTCGAGGCCAAGCGCCTGGAACTGGCACGCCACGAATGGGCGCGGATGAAAGCATCGGATTCGCGCGAGTGCCGCAACTGTCACAGCTTCGATGGCATGGACAAGGAAAAACAGAAGAGCCGGGCCGCGAAACAGCATGAAAATGCCAAGAAGGACAACATGACCTGCATCGACTGTCACAAGGGTATCGCGCACCACAAGCCGGAAGGCATGACCGAAGACGAGGCGGGCGGTTGA
- a CDS encoding cytochrome D1 domain-containing protein produces the protein MKKPYFAASVLAMSVAGVFNVAFAADEAALTAEQKVTASKIYFERCAGCHGILRKGATGKNLEPVNTLKLGHARLEKIISYGTDGGMVNFDDILTKDEISLMASYIQQTPDTPPEWGMKDMMNSWKLVIKPEDRPKKPMNKINLKNVFSVTLRDSGEVALIDGDTKQIWGIVKTGYAVHISRLSASGRYVYVIGRDGKLDLIDLWFEKPTVVATLKVGIEARSVETSKFKGYEDKYAIAGSYWPPQYVITDGDTLKPLKIVSTRGMTVDGEYHPEPRVASIVATEGKPEWVVNIKETGMIRLVDYSDIKNLKETTIESAKFLHDGGWDSTKRYFLVAANASNKVAVVDTKTGKLAALVDTKAKPHPGRGANFVHPKFGPVWATSHLGADVITLIGTDPAKHPQQAWKVVQELKNHGSGSLFVKTHPKSHHLYADSPLNPDKENAESVTVYDIRDLDKPPVIINVAKMADLPEAKAVKRVVQAEYNADGTEVWYSIWAGKTEPSAIVVLDDKTLKMKAVIKDPRLITPTGKFNVYNTQHDIY, from the coding sequence ATGAAAAAGCCGTATTTCGCTGCTTCGGTGCTAGCCATGTCGGTCGCCGGTGTCTTCAATGTTGCGTTTGCCGCTGATGAGGCCGCGCTGACGGCGGAACAGAAGGTAACCGCCTCCAAGATCTACTTCGAGCGCTGTGCCGGGTGTCACGGCATCCTGCGCAAGGGCGCCACGGGCAAGAATCTGGAGCCGGTCAACACTCTCAAGCTGGGCCATGCCCGGCTGGAAAAGATCATCAGCTACGGCACCGATGGCGGCATGGTGAACTTCGACGACATCCTCACCAAGGACGAGATTTCCCTGATGGCGAGCTACATCCAGCAAACGCCGGATACGCCGCCGGAATGGGGCATGAAAGACATGATGAACAGCTGGAAGCTGGTCATCAAGCCGGAAGATCGCCCCAAAAAGCCGATGAACAAGATCAACCTGAAGAACGTTTTCTCGGTGACCTTGCGCGATTCCGGCGAAGTGGCGCTGATCGACGGCGACACCAAGCAGATCTGGGGCATCGTCAAGACCGGTTATGCCGTGCATATCTCCCGCCTGTCCGCATCCGGACGCTACGTCTACGTGATCGGCCGCGATGGCAAGCTCGACCTGATCGACCTGTGGTTCGAGAAGCCCACGGTGGTGGCAACGCTTAAGGTCGGTATCGAAGCGCGTTCGGTGGAAACTTCCAAGTTCAAGGGTTACGAAGACAAGTACGCCATCGCCGGCTCCTACTGGCCGCCACAGTACGTGATTACCGACGGCGACACGCTCAAGCCGCTGAAGATCGTTTCCACCCGCGGCATGACCGTGGACGGCGAGTATCACCCCGAGCCGCGCGTCGCTTCTATCGTGGCGACCGAGGGCAAGCCGGAGTGGGTGGTCAACATCAAGGAAACCGGCATGATCAGGCTGGTCGACTACTCCGACATCAAGAACCTCAAGGAAACGACCATCGAGTCCGCCAAGTTCCTGCATGACGGCGGCTGGGATTCCACCAAGCGTTACTTCCTGGTGGCGGCCAACGCCTCCAACAAGGTCGCGGTAGTGGACACCAAGACCGGCAAGCTGGCCGCGCTGGTCGACACCAAGGCCAAGCCGCACCCCGGCCGTGGCGCCAACTTCGTGCATCCCAAGTTCGGTCCGGTGTGGGCGACTTCCCACCTCGGCGCGGACGTGATCACCCTGATCGGCACCGACCCGGCCAAGCATCCCCAGCAGGCGTGGAAAGTGGTGCAGGAGCTGAAGAACCACGGCAGCGGCTCGCTGTTCGTGAAGACGCATCCGAAGTCCCACCACCTGTATGCGGATTCCCCGCTGAATCCCGATAAGGAGAACGCCGAGTCCGTGACCGTCTACGACATCAGGGACCTGGATAAACCCCCGGTCATCATCAATGTCGCCAAGATGGCCGATCTGCCGGAAGCAAAGGCAGTCAAGCGCGTGGTGCAGGCTGAGTACAACGCCGACGGTACCGAGGTGTGGTACTCGATCTGGGCCGGCAAAACCGAGCCGTCCGCGATCGTGGTGCTGGATGACAAGACATTGAAGATGAAGGCCGTGATCAAGGACCCAAGGCTGATCACGCCGACCGGCAAGTTCAACGTCTATAACACCCAGCACGACATTTACTAG
- a CDS encoding chaperone NapD, translating to MHISGVVVHARPGRAAQAHQQLAAVAGVEVHVSDVEGKLIVTLEQENEQSTVDTFGRLNELPDVLSATMVYHHFEPDTDSK from the coding sequence ATGCACATTTCCGGAGTAGTCGTTCACGCACGCCCCGGGCGTGCCGCCCAGGCCCATCAACAGCTTGCTGCCGTCGCCGGCGTGGAAGTTCACGTCAGCGATGTCGAAGGCAAATTGATCGTCACCCTCGAACAAGAAAACGAACAGTCGACGGTGGACACGTTCGGGCGATTGAACGAGCTTCCCGACGTGCTCTCGGCCACCATGGTGTACCACCATTTCGAACCAGATACAGACTCAAAATAA
- the napA gene encoding nitrate reductase catalytic subunit NapA, translated as MELTRREFIKLSAVSAAASAACVVVPGAQAALAAAGDSGVRWDKGVCRFCGTGCGVLIGTKDGRVVATQGDPDAPVNKGLNCIKGYFLSKIMYGKDRLTQPMLRMKDGKFDKNGEFAPISWDQAFDIMAEKCKATLKAKGPKGIGMFGSGQWTVWEGYAASKLMKAGFRSNNLDPNARHCMASAVTGFMRTFGIDEPMGCYDDAEHADGFVLWGSNMAEMHPILWSRITDRRLTGKDVTTHVLSTFDHRTTELADNTLIFKPQSDLAILNFICNYIIQNNAVNEEFVKKNVNFKKGVTDIGYGLRPNHPLEQVANNNGYPGADGKPKGNPNNSSPITFDEFKTFVSEYTVEKASELSGVPKENLLSLAKLYADPKKKVVSYWTMGFNQHTRGTWVNNMIYNVHLLVGKISEPGNGPFSLTGQPSACGTAREVGTFAHRLPADLVVMNPKHREIAEKIWNLPAGTIPDWIGSHAVRQSRDLKDGLINFYWTSTTNNMQAGPNINGETYPGWRNPANFVVVSDVYPTVSAVSADLMLPCAMWMEKEGAFGNAERRTQFWRQQVKAPGESRSDLWQYMEFSKRFKVEEVWPAELLEKAPQFKGKTLYDVLYANGEVNKFPLSELKKVNEHGIKNYTNDESAAFGYYVQKGLFEEYAQFGRGHGHDLALFDNYHKARGMRWPVVDNKETLWRFREGYDPYVKKGEGIKFYGHPDGKAVIFALPYQPAAEQPDKEYDLWLCTGRVLEHWHTGSMTRRVPELYKAVPDAWVFMNPEDAKKRGLKRGDKVKVISRRGEITTLVETRGRNKPPVGLVFVPFFDESRLVNKLTLDATCPISKETDFKKCAAKIVKA; from the coding sequence ATGGAATTGACTCGCCGTGAATTCATAAAACTCAGCGCCGTTTCCGCCGCCGCCAGCGCAGCCTGCGTTGTCGTGCCGGGCGCGCAGGCCGCGCTGGCTGCGGCAGGTGACAGCGGGGTACGCTGGGACAAGGGCGTATGCCGCTTCTGCGGTACCGGCTGCGGCGTGCTGATCGGCACCAAGGACGGTCGCGTGGTCGCCACCCAGGGCGATCCGGACGCACCGGTGAACAAGGGGCTCAACTGCATCAAAGGCTATTTCCTGTCGAAAATCATGTACGGCAAGGACCGCCTCACCCAGCCCATGCTGCGGATGAAAGACGGCAAGTTCGACAAGAACGGCGAATTTGCCCCCATCAGCTGGGACCAGGCCTTCGACATCATGGCGGAGAAATGCAAGGCCACCCTTAAAGCCAAAGGCCCGAAGGGCATCGGCATGTTCGGCTCGGGCCAGTGGACGGTGTGGGAAGGCTATGCCGCCTCCAAGCTGATGAAAGCCGGTTTCCGTTCCAACAATCTCGATCCCAATGCGCGCCATTGCATGGCTTCCGCCGTAACCGGCTTCATGCGCACCTTCGGCATCGACGAACCGATGGGCTGCTACGACGATGCCGAGCACGCCGACGGCTTCGTGTTGTGGGGTTCGAACATGGCCGAGATGCACCCCATCCTGTGGTCGCGCATCACCGACCGCCGCCTCACCGGCAAGGACGTCACGACACACGTGCTCTCGACCTTCGACCACCGCACCACCGAGCTGGCGGACAACACGTTGATTTTCAAACCCCAGTCCGACCTGGCCATCCTCAACTTCATCTGCAACTACATCATCCAGAACAACGCGGTGAACGAGGAGTTCGTCAAAAAGAACGTCAACTTCAAGAAGGGCGTCACCGACATCGGCTACGGCCTGCGCCCCAACCACCCGCTCGAACAGGTGGCCAACAACAACGGCTACCCCGGCGCCGACGGCAAGCCCAAAGGCAACCCGAACAACTCCAGCCCGATCACCTTCGACGAGTTCAAAACCTTCGTTTCCGAATACACGGTGGAAAAAGCTTCCGAGCTTTCCGGCGTACCCAAGGAAAACCTGCTCTCGCTCGCCAAGCTTTACGCCGATCCCAAGAAGAAAGTGGTGTCGTATTGGACCATGGGCTTCAACCAGCACACGCGCGGCACCTGGGTCAACAACATGATCTACAACGTGCACCTGCTGGTCGGCAAGATTTCCGAACCCGGCAACGGCCCCTTCTCTCTCACTGGCCAGCCCTCGGCCTGCGGCACCGCGCGTGAAGTGGGCACATTTGCCCACCGCCTGCCCGCCGACCTGGTGGTGATGAACCCGAAGCACCGCGAAATCGCGGAAAAGATCTGGAACCTGCCCGCCGGCACCATTCCGGACTGGATCGGATCGCACGCGGTGAGGCAGAGCCGCGATCTCAAGGACGGCCTGATCAACTTCTACTGGACCTCCACCACCAACAACATGCAGGCAGGCCCCAACATCAACGGCGAAACCTACCCTGGCTGGCGCAATCCTGCCAACTTCGTGGTGGTCTCCGATGTATATCCAACGGTATCCGCCGTTTCCGCCGACCTGATGCTGCCCTGCGCCATGTGGATGGAGAAGGAAGGCGCGTTCGGCAATGCCGAGCGCCGCACCCAGTTCTGGCGCCAGCAGGTGAAGGCACCGGGCGAATCCCGTTCCGACCTGTGGCAGTACATGGAGTTTTCCAAGCGCTTCAAGGTCGAGGAAGTCTGGCCCGCCGAATTGCTGGAAAAAGCCCCGCAATTCAAGGGCAAAACCCTGTACGACGTGCTCTACGCCAACGGCGAGGTCAACAAATTCCCGCTTTCCGAGCTTAAGAAAGTCAACGAGCACGGCATCAAGAACTACACCAACGACGAATCCGCCGCCTTCGGCTATTACGTCCAGAAAGGGCTGTTCGAGGAATACGCCCAGTTCGGTCGCGGCCATGGCCACGACCTGGCGCTGTTCGACAACTACCACAAGGCGCGCGGCATGCGCTGGCCGGTGGTGGACAACAAAGAAACCCTGTGGCGCTTCCGCGAGGGCTACGACCCTTACGTGAAGAAAGGCGAAGGCATCAAGTTCTACGGCCATCCCGACGGCAAGGCGGTAATTTTCGCCCTGCCCTACCAGCCCGCCGCCGAGCAGCCGGACAAGGAATACGACCTGTGGCTGTGCACCGGCCGCGTGCTGGAACACTGGCATACCGGTTCCATGACGCGGCGCGTGCCGGAGCTTTACAAGGCGGTACCGGATGCCTGGGTTTTCATGAACCCGGAAGACGCCAAGAAGCGCGGCCTAAAGCGCGGCGACAAGGTCAAGGTCATCAGCCGGCGCGGCGAAATCACCACCCTGGTGGAAACCCGCGGCCGCAACAAGCCGCCGGTCGGACTGGTATTCGTGCCTTTCTTCGACGAATCGCGCCTGGTCAACAAGCTGACGCTGGACGCCACCTGCCCGATCTCGAAAGAGACCGACTTCAAGAAATGCGCGGCCAAGATCGTTAAGGCGTAA
- the napG gene encoding ferredoxin-type protein NapG — MAVTSNNQSRRQFLLDMAKTACGVGVFGLGLGLYTRQARALPPTAIRPPGALAEADFQGACIRCGMCVRDCPYNILELARPEDDLATGTPYFVARKIPCEMCEDIPCVKACPTGALDHQLTDINKAKMGLAALVDQETCLNFLGLRCDVCYRVCPAIDKAITLERTHNVRTAKHTMFLPTVHSEYCTGCGKCEKSCVLDVAAIKVFPVQLAKGELGKHYRLGWEEKKKAGESLVAPEIEHQYNLPEGFKYEQGPGLSGEAVAPHAAPAAPSGAPRALHGDKL; from the coding sequence ATGGCAGTTACCAGCAACAATCAGTCGCGGCGTCAGTTCCTGCTCGACATGGCGAAGACCGCTTGCGGTGTCGGCGTGTTCGGGCTGGGGCTGGGCTTGTACACCAGGCAGGCGCGCGCCCTGCCGCCCACCGCCATCCGCCCACCGGGCGCGTTGGCGGAGGCGGATTTCCAGGGCGCGTGCATCCGTTGCGGGATGTGCGTGCGCGACTGCCCCTACAACATACTCGAACTGGCCAGGCCGGAGGACGATCTCGCCACCGGCACGCCCTATTTCGTGGCGCGCAAGATCCCCTGCGAAATGTGCGAGGACATCCCGTGCGTCAAGGCCTGTCCCACCGGCGCGCTGGATCACCAGCTGACCGACATCAACAAGGCAAAAATGGGCCTGGCAGCGCTGGTCGACCAGGAGACCTGCCTCAATTTCCTCGGCCTGCGTTGCGACGTGTGCTACCGCGTGTGTCCGGCGATCGACAAGGCCATCACGCTGGAGCGCACGCACAACGTGCGCACCGCCAAACACACCATGTTCCTGCCCACGGTCCACTCGGAATACTGCACCGGCTGCGGCAAGTGCGAAAAGTCCTGCGTGCTGGACGTCGCGGCGATCAAGGTGTTTCCGGTCCAGCTTGCCAAGGGAGAACTGGGCAAGCACTACCGCCTCGGCTGGGAAGAAAAGAAGAAGGCCGGAGAAAGCCTGGTCGCGCCGGAGATCGAGCACCAGTACAACCTGCCGGAAGGCTTCAAGTATGAACAGGGTCCGGGCCTGAGCGGCGAGGCCGTGGCGCCGCATGCAGCACCGGCAGCGCCATCCGGCGCACCCAGGGCGCTGCACGGAGATAAGCTGTGA
- the napH gene encoding quinol dehydrogenase ferredoxin subunit NapH, with protein sequence MSPNGKIGADAVLAKGWLGAHKWLLLRRVSQLGILALFLIGPWAGIWIVKGNLAYSLTLDTLPLADPYVLLQSLLAGHVAEKLALVGVAIVIGFYALAGGRAYCAWACPVNMVTDLAASLRRRFGIKGGARFSRATRYWILAMTLVLAAASGAIAWEMLNPVSMLHRGLIFGMGTAWAVILAVFLFDLFVSPDGWCGHLCPVGAFYSLIGKTSLVRVKAAQRSACNDCMDCFVVCPEPQVIKPALKGAGKGIGPVITASNCTNCGRCIDVCSKQVFGFGLRFNNKVADNAPRGETAALGNRP encoded by the coding sequence GTGAGCCCGAACGGAAAAATCGGCGCCGACGCCGTACTGGCGAAAGGCTGGCTGGGCGCCCATAAATGGCTGCTGCTGCGCCGCGTCTCGCAGCTCGGTATCCTCGCCCTGTTCCTGATCGGCCCGTGGGCGGGCATCTGGATCGTCAAGGGAAACCTGGCCTACAGCCTCACGCTCGACACCCTGCCGCTGGCCGATCCGTATGTGCTGCTACAGTCCCTGCTGGCCGGGCACGTAGCGGAAAAACTCGCGCTCGTCGGGGTCGCCATCGTCATCGGATTTTATGCGCTGGCAGGCGGACGCGCCTATTGCGCCTGGGCCTGCCCGGTCAACATGGTGACCGACCTCGCCGCCAGCCTGCGCCGCCGTTTCGGCATCAAGGGCGGCGCACGTTTTTCACGCGCGACGCGCTACTGGATACTGGCCATGACGCTGGTTCTGGCTGCCGCCAGCGGCGCCATTGCCTGGGAAATGCTCAATCCGGTTTCGATGCTGCACCGCGGCCTGATTTTCGGGATGGGAACGGCGTGGGCCGTCATTCTCGCGGTGTTCCTGTTCGACCTGTTCGTCAGCCCGGACGGCTGGTGCGGCCACCTCTGCCCGGTGGGCGCGTTCTATAGCCTGATCGGCAAAACCAGCCTGGTGCGGGTCAAAGCGGCACAGCGGTCTGCGTGCAACGACTGCATGGACTGTTTTGTCGTGTGTCCCGAGCCGCAGGTCATCAAACCCGCGCTCAAGGGCGCGGGCAAGGGCATCGGGCCGGTGATCACAGCATCCAATTGCACCAACTGCGGCCGCTGTATCGATGTGTGCTCGAAACAAGTATTCGGATTCGGTTTGCGCTTCAACAACAAGGTGGCCGACAACGCTCCGCGAGGGGAAACGGCTGCGCTCGGCAACAGGCCATAA
- a CDS encoding nitrate reductase cytochrome c-type subunit gives MKNALRFALVTLAASAFTFAATPPALSAESAVHSLRGVDPQVSDQAPEEKFNPGKRPGSQKPITRTFLQQPPVIPHATENFDEITLEENQCLTCHGPEKFKEKNAPKIGDSHFRNQQTGEIMKQVSSARYNCVQCHVPQVDAPPLVENTFQTVPQKAAKAKR, from the coding sequence ATGAAAAACGCACTGCGCTTCGCCTTGGTGACACTGGCCGCTTCAGCCTTCACTTTCGCCGCCACGCCACCGGCATTGTCCGCGGAAAGCGCGGTCCATTCGCTGCGCGGCGTGGACCCCCAGGTTTCGGATCAGGCGCCGGAAGAAAAATTCAACCCGGGGAAACGCCCCGGATCGCAAAAACCGATCACGCGCACTTTCCTGCAGCAACCCCCGGTGATTCCACATGCCACCGAAAATTTCGACGAGATCACGCTGGAGGAAAACCAGTGCCTGACCTGCCACGGCCCGGAAAAATTCAAGGAAAAGAATGCGCCCAAGATCGGCGACAGCCACTTCCGCAACCAGCAAACCGGCGAGATCATGAAACAGGTATCCAGCGCACGTTACAACTGCGTGCAGTGCCACGTGCCGCAGGTCGACGCGCCGCCGCTGGTGGAGAACACCTTCCAGACCGTGCCGCAGAAAGCGGCCAAGGCCAAGCGCTGA
- a CDS encoding hemerythrin domain-containing protein: MTTISDFLAPDHQRCDNLFAVAEAAAAHGDWDNAAREFSLFHDALLHHFAMEEEVMFPAFEARTGMTQGPTSMMRSEHRQMTDLLNQMADAMARKDSNSFLGDADTLLIIMQQHNMKEEQMLYQMADQALAGELDEVVGRMRALT, translated from the coding sequence ATGACCACGATCAGCGATTTTCTCGCCCCCGACCACCAGCGCTGCGACAACCTGTTCGCCGTAGCGGAAGCGGCCGCCGCGCATGGCGACTGGGACAATGCCGCACGCGAGTTCAGCCTGTTCCACGATGCGCTGCTGCACCACTTCGCCATGGAGGAGGAAGTCATGTTCCCCGCCTTCGAGGCTCGCACCGGCATGACGCAAGGCCCGACATCGATGATGCGCTCCGAACATCGCCAGATGACCGACCTGCTCAACCAGATGGCAGACGCAATGGCGCGCAAGGACAGCAACAGCTTCCTCGGCGACGCCGACACGCTGCTCATCATCATGCAGCAGCACAACATGAAGGAAGAGCAGATGCTGTACCAGATGGCCGACCAGGCGCTGGCTGGCGAACTGGACGAGGTGGTCGGGCGTATGCGCGCCCTGACCTGA
- a CDS encoding DUF2249 domain-containing protein, producing MAERVLDARWLEPPEPMELTLAAIDSLEPGDHLRLLIHRTPYMLFPILKEWGFSYQSHSNDDGTYEVLIWRKEQAAPSRTPP from the coding sequence ATGGCCGAGCGCGTACTCGATGCCCGCTGGTTGGAACCGCCCGAGCCGATGGAACTTACCCTCGCGGCGATCGACAGCCTTGAGCCCGGCGATCATCTGCGCCTGCTGATCCACCGCACGCCTTACATGCTGTTCCCCATTTTGAAAGAGTGGGGCTTCAGCTACCAGTCACACAGCAACGACGACGGCACTTATGAAGTACTCATCTGGCGCAAGGAGCAGGCTGCGCCAAGCCGCACCCCGCCATGA
- a CDS encoding DUF2249 domain-containing protein has translation MAQFNILQPEAIYPFDARCVAKRFRHAAIFGALDALNPGETMHFMNDHDPLPLLEQMRQRYGETVEIKYVSREPELIAINFTRR, from the coding sequence ATGGCGCAGTTCAACATCCTCCAGCCGGAAGCGATCTATCCCTTCGACGCGCGCTGCGTCGCCAAGCGTTTTCGCCATGCCGCCATTTTTGGTGCGCTCGATGCGCTCAATCCAGGCGAAACCATGCATTTCATGAACGACCACGATCCCTTGCCCTTGCTGGAGCAGATGCGCCAGCGCTACGGCGAGACGGTCGAAATCAAGTACGTGAGCCGCGAACCGGAGCTGATCGCGATCAATTTCACGCGGCGCTAG
- a CDS encoding c-type cytochrome — MSETFTKGMARNIFYGGAVFFFLLFLALTFDTVQNLPKRDHRENITDSVVRGKHIWEKNDCVGCHTLLGEGAYFAPELGNVYKRRGGEFIKGWIKAMPTGAPGRRQMPQFNLTDQELDDMVAFLKWTSEINTNNWPPNIEG; from the coding sequence ATGAGCGAAACATTTACCAAGGGGATGGCGCGAAACATATTCTACGGAGGAGCCGTTTTCTTCTTCCTGTTGTTTCTCGCCCTGACCTTCGACACAGTGCAGAACCTGCCGAAACGGGATCACCGTGAAAACATCACCGATTCCGTCGTACGCGGCAAGCACATCTGGGAAAAGAACGACTGCGTCGGATGCCACACCCTGCTGGGTGAAGGCGCCTATTTCGCTCCCGAACTGGGCAACGTCTACAAGCGGCGCGGCGGCGAATTCATCAAGGGATGGATCAAGGCCATGCCTACCGGTGCGCCTGGCCGCCGGCAGATGCCGCAATTCAACCTGACCGATCAGGAACTCGACGACATGGTCGCCTTCCTGAAATGGACGTCGGAGATCAACACCAACAACTGGCCGCCGAACATTGAAGGCTAA